The Rutidosis leptorrhynchoides isolate AG116_Rl617_1_P2 unplaced genomic scaffold, CSIRO_AGI_Rlap_v1 contig508, whole genome shotgun sequence genome includes a window with the following:
- the LOC139884132 gene encoding LOW QUALITY PROTEIN: cationic amino acid transporter 8, vacuolar-like (The sequence of the model RefSeq protein was modified relative to this genomic sequence to represent the inferred CDS: inserted 1 base in 1 codon): LNWSSSIVSACIIIFIVVIGFVHSKTSNLVPFIPYGSRGVFKAAAVVYWSYTGFDLVATMAEETKKPSRDIPIGLVCSMSMITVVCCLMAMSLTMMVKYTKIDVNAAHSVAFAEISMNWARYVVGVCALKGMTTSLLVESLGQGRYTTQIARSHMIPPWFALVNPKTGTPVYATLLICILSAIVSFFTRLDVLTDVFSLRTLFIFMLMAXCILVRRYYVKDVTPKNEYRKFLACLFLIIVSSITVSVLWNLNVGGLVSYVVSGVVLILGTLAMQFIPMQRFPNKFTI, translated from the exons TTGAATTGGAGTAGCTCTATTGTTAGTGCTTGTATCATCATCTTTATCGTTGTTATTGGCTTTGTTCACTCCAAGACTTCAAATTTGGTCCCTTTCATCCCTTATGGATCGAGAGGCGTGTTCAAGGCTGCTGCTGTTGTGTACTGGTCTTATACAGGATTCGACTTGGTGGCAACAATGGCTGAAGAGACTAAGAAGCCGTCGAGAGATATTCCGATCGGTTTGGTCTGTTCTATGTCGATGATAACTGTGGTTTGCTGTTTAATGGCTATGTCACTAACAATGATGGTAAAGTACACAAAGATTGACGTAAATGCTGCACATTCCGTCGCGTTTGCCGAAATTAGCATGAATTGGGCTAGATATGTGGTTGGTGTATGTGCTCTTAAAGGGATGACTACTAGTCTTCTCGTCGAATCACTCGGACAAGGTCGATACACCACTCAGATAGCTCGATCACACATGATACCTCCTTGGTTTGCACTTGTTAACCCGAAAACCGGAACTCCAGTTTATGCTACTTTATTAATTTGCATACTCAGTGCAATTGTTTCATTTTTCACGCGCTTGGACGTTTTGACAGACGTATTTTCACTCCGCACGCTCTTTATATTCATGCTCATGG TCTGCATACTGGTAAGGAGATATTATGTGAAGGACGTTACTCCAAAGAATGAATACAGGAAATTTCTAGCATGCTTGTTTCTGATCATTGTTTCGTCGATTACGGTTTCGGTTCTCTGGAACTTAAATGTCGGAGGATTGGTCAGTTATGTGGTTTCTGGGGTGGTATTGATTTTAGGCACACTGGCAATGCAATTCATACCAATGCAACGATTTCCCAACAAGTTTACTATATGA